A region of Vigna radiata var. radiata cultivar VC1973A chromosome 6, Vradiata_ver6, whole genome shotgun sequence DNA encodes the following proteins:
- the LOC106763516 gene encoding cytosolic sulfotransferase 15-like, whose protein sequence is MALASGKQANEENELMLTLPKEIGLYGGPYLHLFQDFWCPSFYFQGVINFQKHFLAKDNDVFVASFPKSGTTWLKALTFVIVNHQRFSSFENHPLLSSNPHELVSAPEFILSHDLHDQLLSLSNMTEPRLFSTHIPFSSLPKTITESNCKIIYICRNPFDTFVSAWEFSTKIKSVFSHALTFEEAFEKYCNGISGFGPWWSHMLGYWNESITRPDKVLFLKYEDLKEDTVFHVKRMVEFLGSSVAREEEGTTVIENMINLCSFEKMKNLEVNKSGYMHNVAEKKNFFRKGKVGDWINYFSPSMIEKFSKIIEEKLSGSGLSFKVHS, encoded by the coding sequence ATGGCTTTGGCAAGTGGCAAACAAGCAAATGAAGAGAATGAGCTAATGCTCACCCTTCCAAAGGAGATTGGTTTGTATGGAGGTCCCTATCTCCATCTATTTCAAGATTTTTGGTGCCCATCATTCTATTTTCAAGGAGTGATCaactttcaaaaacattttcttgCAAAAGATAATGATGTTTTTGTTGCCAGCTTTCCAAAATCAGGTACTACCTGGTTGAAAGCCCTTACTTTTGTCATTGTAAACCATCaacgtttttcttcttttgagaATCATCCATTACTTTCTTCCAATCCCCATGAACTTGTGTCTGCCCCTGAATTCATCTTGTCTCATGATTTGCATGACCAGCTTCTTTCCCTCTCCAACATGACTGAGCCAAGACTTTTTTCTACTCACATACCATTCTCTTCATTACCTAAAACTATCACAGAATCCAACTGCaagattatttatatatgtagaaATCCATTTGATACTTTTGTTTCAGCATGGGAATTTTCTACTAAAATAAAGTCAGTGTTTTCACATGCATTAACATTTGAGGAAGCATTTGAAAAGTACTGCAATGGGATATCTGGGTTTGGTCCATGGTGGAGTCATATGCTAGGTTATTGGAATGAGAGCATAACTAGACCAGACAAagttttgttcttaaaatatGAAGATCTTAAAGAGGATACAGTGTTTCATGTGAAAAGAATGGTAGAGTTTTTGGGCTCTTCTGTCGCTAGAGAAGAAGAGGGCACCACAGTGATTGAAAACATGATCAATCTATGCAGCtttgagaagatgaagaatTTGGAAGTGAATAAATCAGGATATATGCACAATGTTGCAGAGAAGAAAAACTTCTTTCGGAAGGGTAAAGTAGGAGATTGGATAAATTACTTTTCTCCATCTATGATAGAAAAGTTCTCGAAAATCATTGAAGAAAAGTTAAGTGGATCAGGTTTATCATTTAAAGTGCATTCCTAG